The following proteins come from a genomic window of Bactrocera tryoni isolate S06 chromosome 1, CSIRO_BtryS06_freeze2, whole genome shotgun sequence:
- the LOC120766960 gene encoding NADH dehydrogenase (ubiquinone) 23 kDa subunit produces MALPAKVFTLSRNGHRMFGTSLRLSAAGKDILTVPKGYVYVNNKELSMEINEITDRAATTMFLGELFRGFAVTLAHIFKEPATINYPFEKGPLSPRFRGEHALRRYPSGEERCIACKLCEAICPAQAITIEATSRSDGSRRTTRYDIDMTKCIYCGFCQEACPVDAIVEGPNFEFSTETHEELLYNKEKLLCNGDKWESEIASNLQADHLYR; encoded by the exons ATGGCTTTACCGGCTAAAGTTTTTACACTTTCGAGAAATG GTCATCGCATGTTTGGAACCAGTCTCCGCTTAAGTGCAGCTGGCAAAGATATACTAACTGTACCGAAGGGCTATGTCTATGTGAATAATAAGGAGTTGAGTATGGAAATCAATGAGATTACTGAccgcgcagcaacaacaatgttttTAGGAGAACTTTTTCGAGGGTTTGCTGTGACTTTGGCTCACATATTTAAAGAACCAGCCACTATCAACTATCCCTTTGAAAAAGGCCCCTTAAGTCCTCGTTTCCGTGGAGAGCATGCTCTTCGTCGGTATCCAAGTGGAGAGGAGCGTTGTATTGCTTGTAAATTGTGCGAAGCAATATGTCCAGCGCAAGCTATTACGATTGAAGCAACAAGTCGTTCCGACGGAAGTCGGCGTACAACGCGATACGATATAGATATGACTAAATGCATCTATTGTGGTTTTTGTCAG gaaGCGTGTCCGGTTGATGCCATTGTAGAGGGCCCCAACTTTGAATTCTCAACTGAGACACATGAAGAATTATTGTACAATAAGGAGAAGCTTCTTTGCAATGGAGATAAATGGGAATCGGAGATTGCATCTAATTTGCAAGCAGATCACTTATACCGATAA
- the LOC120766174 gene encoding SWI/SNF-related matrix-associated actin-dependent regulator of chromatin subfamily B member 1 yields MALQTYGDKPVAFQLEEGGEYYYVGSEVGNYMRLFRGILYKKYPGMTRLVLSNEERKRLADSGLSSHILASSVSLLRAVEVDDIIAGNDEKYRAISVNTSEAPLPRENKSKKQPQYVPTMPNSSHLDAVPQATPINRNRVHTKKVRTFPMCFDDTDPTANIENAAQKECLVPIRLDMELEGQKLRDTFTWNKNESMITPEQFAEVLCDDLDLNPIPFVPAIAQAIRQQIEAFPNEPPILEESCDQRVIVKLNIHVGNTSLVDQVEWDMSEKNNNPEEFAIKLCAELGLGGEFVTAIAYSIRGQLSWHCRTYAFSEAPLSTIDVPFRNPSDADAWAPFLETLTDAEMEKKIRDQDRNTRRMRRLANTTTGW; encoded by the exons ATGGCGTTACAAACGTATGGAGACAAGCCTGTGGCTTTTCAGCTGGAAGAAGGTGGTGAATACTACTATGTCGGCTCTGAAGTGGGAAACTATATGCGTTTATTCCGGGGTATCCTTTATAAAAAGTATCCCGGTATGACGCGGTTAGTACTTTCCAATGAAGAACGAAAAAGGCTAGCAGACTCCGGATTGAGTTCACACATATTAGCGAGTTCTGTATCACTGCTACGGGCCGTAGAAGTAGACGATATAATTGCAGGAAATGATGAAAA ATATCGAGCTATATCTGTAAACACATCGGAAGCACCATTACCACgtgaaaataaatctaaaaagcAGCCACAATATGTGCCCACTATGCCGAATTCTAGTCATTTGGACGCAGTCCCACAAGCCACACCAATAAATCGTAACCGCGTTCATACCAAGAAAGTTCGTACATTCCCTATGTGTTTCGATGATACCGACCCAACAGCAAACATTGAAAACGCCGCACAAAAAGAGTGTTTAGTACCCATACGTTTGGACATGGAATTGGAAGGTCAAAAATTACGTGATACCTTCACATGGAACAAAAATG aGAGTATGATAACACCAGAACAATTTGCTGAAGTTCTTTGCGATGATTTGGATTTAAACCCCATACCTTTTGTTCCTGCCATTGCTCAAGCCATTCGACAGCAAATAGAAGCTTTTCCTAATGAACCTCCGATACTTGAAGAAAGCTGCGATCAGCGAGTTATCGTTAAACTTAATATTCATGTGGGAAATACATCACTTGTTGATCAAGTTGAATGGGATATGTCTGAAAAGAATAATAATCCCGAGGAATTCGCTATAAAGTTATGTGCTGAGCTTGGCTTGGGAGGAGAGTTTGTAACAGCAATAGCGTACAGCATACGCGGCCAATTGTCTTGGCATTGTCGTACTTATGCTTTTAGCGAAGCTCCTCTATCTACTATAGATGTTCCCTTCCGTAATCCTAGTGATGCTGATGCATgggcaccattcctcgaaacaCTAACGGATGCTGAAATGGAGAAGAAAATACGTGATCAAGATCGCAATACACGTCGCATGCGTCGCTTAGCCAACACGACAACGGGTTGGTAA
- the LOC120766962 gene encoding actin-related protein 2/3 complex subunit 3, producing MPAYHSQIKEFPQVVGNMAILPLRTQARGPAPSANIENDIIDESLYYFKANVFFRTYEIKSEVDRVLIYITLYITECLKRLQRCSNKNQGTQEMYSLAISKFDIPGDAGFPLNAVYARPQNTQEADLMRQYFLQLRHEIGNRVCEKVFNSEDGKPNKWWICFAKKKFMEKSLSGPGQ from the exons ATGCCG gcCTACCATTCACAGATTAAGGAATTTCCCCAAGTGGTTGGAAATATGGCTATATTGCCTTTACGCACTCAAGCTCGTGGACCTGCTCCCAGTGCCAATATTGAAAACGATATCATTGATGAGTCACTATATTACTTcaaagcaaatgtttttttccGTACATATGAGATAAAG TCTGAAGTGGATCGCGTTCTCATTTACATTACCCTATATATCACCGAATGTTTGAAGCGCTTACAACGCTGTAGCAACAAAAATCAAGGCACACAAGAAATGTACAGTTTagctatttcaaaatttgatattccTGGAGATGCTGGATTCCCATTAAATGCTGTTTATGCTAGACCACAAAATACACAAGAAGCAG ATTTAATGCGTCAATATTTCTTACAACTGCGACATGAAATCGGAAATCGTGTTTGCGAGAAAGTATTCAACAGTGAAGATGGAAAGCCCAATAAATGGTGGATTTGTTTCGCTAAAAAGAAGTTTATGGAGAAATCTTTGTCTGGCCCTGGACAATAG
- the LOC120766958 gene encoding polymerase delta-interacting protein 2 gives MNSLFTKTLRNNNLGRVLVPLAVLGNCDIILLRQFSQQGSKLAKLAEVGRLESVKLDGKYETGQLFLHRIFGYRGVVLFPWSARVYDRDLHNPSKQKQRVNADKSSTGAIAAEKSKNSAIGEASSEQGNSEAHVTNVGESDNSSSSTSGTDSSVKEVKGKVHTFYQVLIDSRDCPYIRAQTEAVTFLGNQDSNRSLYAIPGLDYVAHDDIMPYTSGEKQPLQHELFDKFLTHVPGKDPPFEGQDTLKAWQEKNHPWLELSDVHKETTDNIRVTVIPFYMGCRETPASSVYWWRYCIRLENLGVLSVQLRERHWRIFSLSGTLETVRGRGVVGQEPILSPRLPAFQYSSHVSLQAPSGHMWGTFRLEREDGHTFDCKIPPFSLESKPEEPGTGLSSSTGTNNDSKPDVK, from the exons atgAATAGTTTATTTACTAAAACGTTAAGAAACAATAATTTGGGACGGGTTTTAGTACCATTAGCAGTTTTAGGAAATTGTGATATTATTCTACTTCGGCAATTTTCACAGCAGGGATCAAAACTCGCCAA ATTAGCTGAAGTAGGGCGATTGGAGTCAGTCAAACTAGATGGAAAATATGAGACAGGTCAATTATTCCTACATCGCATATTTGGTTACCGTGGGGTTGTGCTTTTTCCATGGTCTGCACGAGTGTATGATCGCGATCTACATAATCCCAGCAAGCAGAAACAAAGAGTGAATGCTGATAAGTCGTCCACTGGGGCCATTGCagcagaaaaaagtaaaaatagcgCAATAGGAGAAGCATCAAGTGAACAAGGAAATTCAGAAGCTCATGTAACTAACGTAGGTGAAAGTGACAACTCATCTTCGTCCACCAGTGGTACAGATTCGTCTGTAAAAGAAGTAAAAGGCAAAGTTCACACCTTCTACCAAGTTCTGATCGATTCACGCGACTGCCCATACATT cgcgcaCAAACTGAGGCTGTAACATTTCTGGGAAATCAGGATTCCAACCGCAGCCTATATGCTATTCCCGGTCTTGATTATGTTGCCCACGACGATATAATGCCATATACGTCGGGAGAAAAACAGCCCCTACAACATGAACTTTTCGATAAGTTCTTAACTCATGTCCCGGGCAAAGACCCACCGTTCGAGGGACAAGATACATTGAAAGCGTGGCAGGAAAAAAACCATCCTTGGTTGGAACTGAGCGATGTTCATAAGGAGACAACAGATAATATACGTGTAACTGTGATACCGTTCTATATGGGTTGTCGGGAAACTCCCGCTTCCTCTGTTTATTGG TGGCGCTACTGCATTCGTTTGGAGAATTTAGGTGTGCTTAGCGTCCAATTACGTGAGCGCCATTGGAGGATTTTCTCCCTTTCAGGCACTTTAGAAACGGTACGTGGACGTGGCGTTGTCGGTCAAGAGCCAATACTTAGTCCACGTCTTCCGGCATTTCAATACAGCAGTCATGTCAGCTTGCAAGCACCTAGCGGTCACATGTGGGGTACATTTCGTTTAGAGCGTGAAGACGGTCACACTTTTGATTGTAAAATACCACCTTTTTCTCTTGAAAGTAAACCTGAAGAACCCGGTACTGGGCTATCATCTAGTACTGGAACGAATAATGACAGTAAGCCCGacgtcaaataa
- the LOC120766959 gene encoding 39S ribosomal protein L44, mitochondrial has translation MSLFRLSLRILNQNKGLTRLPVLDQTRCFKRWVAPTLRELRRRQKKLGPQLPQPRSGFIEWNYRAELFAFGKRLHEEFDLEMLQAAFTQPSYVHKEQVRQRDLGIVETDVRIKDNCELSERGAYLANECVRAYLSHSFPNVPVVGINAFTDYLLSTGMLSHIATHLGMTELLLDDNYPPEQESLARSLLAVIGTIEQCSGQEQAFLFIRDFVCTQMNQRDLLEIWGIDDPELMLKQICEERNLGEIEPRLIGDCGKNTLLAAYHVGLYANKKLIGRGFGEDVATATKVASLNALQEIFGIQDNMRPLNFQAHLKPEIRNAIA, from the exons ATGTCGCTATTTCGATTATCTTTACgcattttaaatcaaaacaaagGACTAACACGTTTGCCAGTGCTGG ATCAAACACGTTGCTTTAAGCGTTGGGTGGCGCCGACATTACGTGAACTTCGTAGGCGACAAAAAAAGTTGGGACCCCAGCTGCCACAACCACGATCCGGTTTTATTGAATGGAATTATCGCGCTGAGTTGTTTGCTTTCGGCAAACGACTACATGAAGAATTTGATTTAGAAATGCTGCAGGCAGCTTTCACACAGCCATCGTATGTGCATAAAGAGCAAGTGCGGCAACGTGATCTTGGTATTGTCGAAACAGACGTAAGAATTAAAGACAACTGTGAATTGTCCGAACGAGGAGCATATTTAGCAAATGAGTGTGTCCGTGCATATTTGAGCCATTCGTTTCCAAATGTTCCTGTGGTTGGTATAAATGCCTTCACAGATTATTTGCTAAGCACTGGAATGTTATCACATATAGCCACACATCTAGGTATGACTGAATTGTTACTTGATGATAATTATCCGCCTGAACAAGAATCCTTGGCTCGTTCATTACTTGCTGTTATCGGTACAATCGAGCAATGTAGTGGGCAAGAACAAGCATTTCTTTTTATACGagattttgtatgtacacaaatgAATCAACgcgatttacttgaaatatgGGGTATTGATGATCCAGAACTTATGTTGAAGCAAATTTGTGAAGAAAGAAATTTGGGTGAAATAGAACCGCGTTTAATCGGCGATTGTGGGAAAAATACTCTCCTTGCTGCATATCACGTGGgattatatgcaaataaaaaactgaTTGGTCGTG gTTTTGGTGAAGATGTGGCAACTGCTACAAAAGTGGCTTCCCTAAATGCTCTGCAGGAAATTTTTGGTATACAAGATAACATGCGTCCCCTTAATTTCCAAGCACACCTAAAGCCAGAAATTCGTAATGCTATAGCATAA
- the LOC120766173 gene encoding histone deacetylase 3, producing MATATNRRVSYFYNPDVGNFHYGPGHPMKPHRLSVTHSLVMNYGLHKKMKIYRPYKASAQDMLRFHSEEYIDFLQKVTPQNIQCNTVGYTKYLSHFSVGEDCPVFDGLFEFCAMYTGASLEGAQKLNHNHSDICINWSGGLHHAKKFEASGFCYVNDIVIGILELLKYNPRVLYIDIDVHHGDGVQEAFYLTDRVMTVSFHKYGNYFFPGTGDMYEIGAESGRYYSVNVPLKEGIDDHSYFQVFKPIISAVMDFYRPTAIVLQCGADSLAGDRLGCFSLSTRGHGECVKFVKELNVPTLVVGGGGYTLRNVARCWTHETSLLVDENISNDLPMSEYLEFFAPDFTLHPDVNSRQENANSKQYLELIVKHVYENLKMCQHSPSVQMVQIPPDSIDMEEVRVKEESDPDVRISQAEDDKMVEPKNEFYSGDTDQDKGDTAES from the exons ATGGCAACAGCGACTAATCGACgggtttcatatttttacaatccGGATGTAGGTAATTTTCATTATGGTCCCGGACATCCAATGAAGCCACATCGCTTATCTGTTACACATAGCCTTGTTATGAATTATGGTCTCCATAAAAAGATGAAAATCTATCGACCTTACAA agcGAGCGCTCAGGACATGCTTCGTTTCCATAGTGAAGAATATATAGACTTTCTTCAAAAAGTCACTCCGCAAAATATTCAGTGCAATA CCGTAGGATACACAAAATATCTGTCTCACTTTAGCGTGGGTGAAGATTGTCCAGTCTTTGATGGTTTATTTGAGTTTTGCGCGATGTATACGGGCGCTTCTCTGGAGGGTGCCCAAAAGTTGAATCACAATCAcagtgatatatgtataaattggTCCGGAGGCTTGCACcatgcaaaaaaatttgaagcatcag GTTTCTGTTATGTTAACGATATTGTGATAGGCATACTTGAACTACTGAAATACAATCCACGAGTTTTGTATATTGATATCGACGTGCACCATGGCGATGGCGTACAAGAGGCATTTTATCTCACGGACCGCGTTATGACTGTATCCTTTCATAAATATGGGAATTATTTCTTCCCTGGAACGGGTGATATGTACGAAATTGGCGCAGAATCTGGGCGATATTATAGCGTAAATGTACCACTAAAAGAAGGCATTGACGACCACagttattttcaagtttttaaacCAATCATTTCGGCGGTGATGGATTTCTATCGCCCAACAGCCATCGTGTTACAATGTGGTGCAGACTCGCTTGCGGGTGATCGGCTGGGATGTTTTTCCCTCAGTACCCGTGGACACGGAGAGTGTGTTAAGTTCGTTAAGGAGCTGAATGTGCCAACATTGGTAGTTGGCGGTGGGGGCTACACTTTACGCAATGTAGCTCGGTGCTGGACTCACGAAACATCATTACTTGTCGACGAAAATATATCCAATGATTTACCAATGTCCGagtatttggaattttttgcgCCGGATTTCACTCTTCATCCTGATGTAAACTCACGCCAAGAGAACGCTAACTCTAAACAATATTTGGAACTGATAGTGAAACATGTTTAtgagaatttaaaaatgtgtcaACATTCGCCAAGCGTCCAAATGGTGCAAATTCCCCCAGACTCTATTGATATGGAAGAAGTACGGGTTAAGGAAGAATCTGACCCAGATGTTCGAATATCACAGGCAGAAGACGACAAAATGGTAGAGCCAAAAAATGAATTCTACAGTGGAGATACGGATCAAGATAAAGGCGATACGGCtgaaagttaa